The Lycium barbarum isolate Lr01 chromosome 4, ASM1917538v2, whole genome shotgun sequence nucleotide sequence TGATGACATGGATACTAATGAAGTATTTTTAGTCAATCTTAATGTGCACAAATGCATCAATAACACAAGTAGCACAAGAGACTGTCAGCTAGGACCATCGCTGATCTTAACCGCAAGCATACTGCAAATGAACAAACATTTCCAAAGAAGTTATTAATCTGTTTCTTTCACTGTTTCATCACATAATTTTCCAACAGCCGACTTATTCTCTTGGTCAGGACTGATAGCGCTTGTTAGGGTTTGCTGCATATATTTCCTGGTTACTCTCCACTGAAGAAAAAGTTGGATAACTAAATCTGGAAAACTGATGTTCAGAACAGATATCTTACAGAGGGACGCGAAAGATTATGAACACTTCTACATGACTTAATTATCACTTACTGCGCAAAGATAAAAGTCATTCTATCACTTTGCACTTTTATGTTGATATAGGACATTAGAGGTATCAATGGAGAATGAAGTCTCTTCTGTTGTTAGCAATAATTGTAGTATATCAACTAGATATAAACTTAAGCAAAAATCTGGTTACCAGTCGCCAAGCAATATACAACTTGAAATACTCATAACCAAATGAACTTCCTCAGACCGGTGCTATCACAACTTgcaaatattttgattctatttttGGTTGTAAAATCTTGGAAGTCATCATATTAACAAGAAAATGATTCAGTCAGAGACTCACACAACAACTATTGAAATATGTCAATCACAAAATTGCCATAATCAACTTGTTAAAAGAATGGGCTTAGAACCAGACCTCCCTTCTAGTGGTTTATTTAAAACCAGGTTTGTAATGAGGAACTTAGTAAAATAAGATGGAGGAAGCCTGCTAGATCCATTTTTTGAAACTTGTTTAATGTATAACTTGTATTTTGAGTCTAGAATGTAGTAAATTCTAGACTTATTATAGGAAATTTCAAAGTTCAATTTGAGTCTAGAAGAATCCTAGGCTTATCGTAGGATCTTTCATAAAATAGAGGACATTGGTGTGCCCTCTACACGCATTTGTTTGGTTTTTCTTTCCGTTTTTAATAAACTTTGGCCAGCTGGtggcttaccgaggacatgaccctagataggaggatatgtaggtcgaggattagggtagaaggttagtagataGTCGAGCGATGTCTAGTTTCCCATATCAGTATTGTTATTATTACTCTCCTACTGTCCTAATCTTTGATTTTATTACTTTGCTTCGGTTACTGTATTATTTGAGTTGCTATTGCTCTCTTCTCCGTTATTTTTAGCTGGCTTGTTAACtattgtatttcctttccatacTTGATTTTGATATGTCTTACTTGAGACGACGGTCTATCAGAAACAGCGCAGGGGTAAGGCTGCATACACACCACCCTCTACACATCCCACTTGCAGATTACATTGGATATGTCATTGCATATTCTCATTGATTCATTGTATCTGTGATGCAATCTCACAATTCCTCTACTCCAAATGACTAATCTTAAGTCTAACTAGCTATTCCAGAAGTTGGTCTTATCCCTACAATCCTTTACCCCTCTTTCACAAGTCTCCTTCGTTTCAGTCTATTAcgagattttcaaatatgatgaTGGGCTCATTGAATTCACCACATTCACATATTTCACAAATCTCCTCACAATTGCCTACATTATTCACTGGAAATATCTCAATGGACCATGCAGCTATGCCTCAATCCCACATTAATCAGGGAAGACTATATCAATCCGTAATCATTACAACTTGACCCTATTTCATTCACATACtccttctgtttcaatttgtttgtcttactttccttttagtCTGTTTCAACGccctttttttttggtaactcttTAATTCtgcatatctttaatttaagaccaaaagtcttctttactttcttaaacttggTGTCAAAGTCAAAACCAAACAAACAAATTGAATTATCTACGTATGCACAAATAAAAGGAACATCATTCTCCAAAATAAAACAACTGAAGAAAAAAGTCTAATTTCATTAGTGAATCGTATAGATAAAAACATTGAAAAATTCAGTAAATCTAAATCCCTTAACCCTTGCCACACCATAGAGGTTACAATAGTTAAAATTCAAAAACACTAAGCACCTGTAGAATGTGAAACGACGCCGTAAGACTAATCTTCATTATCTCTCTTTTTGGGTTTGCGATAATTCTCTTCAAAATGCTTGGCAATTACAAGGCCAGTGTCCACTAGCTTTTGGATATTGGGCACGTTGTAATTTTGGGCCAAGTATACTCCGAAACCCGTACCAAAAACAAACGAGAATGTGCTCTTCAAAATACCCATTAGGTTCAATTTAAATGAAATCTAGTCTAGGGTTTAAAGGTTTAGTTAGGCTTTTGGGGAGATTGATTGATATGAAGGGAATTATAAAGGTTTGCGTTCGAATTATTTGGCCCCTTCTCCAAGGTTCTTTTACTAGACTTGCAGAGTAGGAAATGTGGGACCCATGTTGATTTTTGCGGGTTTGATGAGAGTACTTCAAGGGACTAGAGTCCAGAAACTTCTGATGGGCTTTACAGCCCAGTAAGCCAGGAACTGTGACACTTACGTCGTTTGGTAGGAGGAAAAGTTATCCATATAGATGGAATTGAGTGGGATAAGATAGGATTACTAGTCTCACCTAAGCTTGACAATCAGTTCGGTTTTACGGGTTCAAATCGGTAACCGGACAGGTAAAACCGGACCGGtggaaccggttccggttaaccgtttaaaaCCTATCGGTCCGGTTTTGATTTTTTAGGACCAGAACAAGACCGGTTAAAacgatcaaaataaaaaaaataaaaatatatctgTTAACTGTGTGGGCTGGACCGTTGGGCAACAGTCCATTTTGCAAAAATAGTCATTACCAACGGCTCCAAACGCACCTTTTGgtcccccaaccccccccccccccccccccccaaacttttttgTTTAGaatttaacccatcccccacccctatataaatccTTCTTCATTTccaattttaatccacaccaatccactcttctctttctctcaattatagctactttgcaacaattagccactttaaatttctctcaattaaatattataaagttttattctagtttcaattattaattttgcaattataatattgttggtggatttagtgattttgcaacaatccaaagtaactttggtggatttgcaattctagtcgccttcactttgttggaaattagtccggcaatttagTACCTTCAttctaactctatctttatttttcgctatttaattctagcaatttaatttgttgcaatttattttcttgtgatttaaattaattctatttaataatgtcgaagagatttagacgtggtgcccgtagtagtggtattgttaggggtgggtttaatgagCAAACACTTGTGAATGAAACACCTAATTTATGTATTGATGTTGGTAGAAATAATTCACTTTTAGATCAttaggcaatgcaacaacattataccgacacttttaatgaaattgacaatgatgatgatgatgaaacacaagcccccgaaaatccaTAGGAGATataggtcctgcacaatcacatacacaagacaaacctccaagaactcgtaagccaaccgctaaaatctggggatttatgactaagaataaggAAAGACAAACAGCTACATGAAATATGTGTAGATAAGAATTTGTTTTTAAGcaacaaacta carries:
- the LOC132635083 gene encoding uncharacterized protein LOC132635083 codes for the protein MGILKSTFSFVFGTGFGVYLAQNYNVPNIQKLVDTGLVIAKHFEENYRKPKKRDNED